CGCCTGGCCGATCGCATAGCCGGTAAACATGACGCAGAGGCCAACCAGCGCCAGGCAGCCGGTGACTGTCGCGCCGATGACCGAGAGCCAGGCCAGGATACCGCTCGGCGCAGCATAGATGGGGACGCCGGCGGCATTCACCCCTGCGGGCACCAGCATCAGGAGCTGCGCGCCCTCGGGCGTCAGGCAGAACATGAACGGCACGATGAAGGCCGGCAGGGTGTATTTCCACGCCTGCATGGTGGTGCGGAACGGATCGCCGCCGGTAATGGCGGAAGCCGCGAAGGGGGCGAGCGCGGTCGGCGGCGACACGTCGGCGAGCACCGCATAGTAGAACATGAACATATGGGCCGCGGCAGGCGCCACGCCGACCTTGATCAGCGCCGGCACCAGCATGACCGCCGCGATGATGTAGCTTGCGGTCACCGGCACGGAGAGGCCGAGGACCCACATGGCCAGCGCCGCCATCAGCAGGATCAGGAAGACGTTCGAGCCGCCCGCCGAAATGATGATGCCGGAAATGGTCAGGCCGAGACCGGTGAGGTTGACCACCGAAACGATGATGCCGGCGCAGGCGCAGGTCGCGACGATGCCGAGCGTCGAGCGCGTGCCGTCGATCAGCGCGTCGATCATGCCGGTACCGCCGGCGGGGACCGGCCGGCCCGCGTGCGCGGCAACCAGGCTCTGTGCGCCCGATGCCACGACGGCGGCGGCGATGCCCCAGAAACTGGCAACCGAGACGCGCGCGTCAAACAGCTCGTGCAGCCCGACCGCGCGCGGCAGGTCGGAACTGCCGAACAGGAAGGCCGCAACCGCCGCGACGCAGCCGATGGCAAAGGCTGCGCGCGTCACGAGCTGGCTTTCCGGCCGGATCATCGACAGCACGAAGGCCACCACGATCGACCAGTAGACCGCCATGAAACTGGAATAACCGAGCACCAGGAAGACCGCGATCGCGCCGAGCGACAGGAAGTGGTAGCCGCCGGCCCGGGTCAGCTCCCAGAGCGAGGCGTCCGAGGTGCGCACCGCCCTGACGTTCATCCGCCGGCTGTCGGCTTCGGTCATCAGCCAGCAGGAGACGTAATAGAGAATGGTCGGGATGGTCGCGTAGATCAGGATTTGCAGATAATCGACATCGAGGAATTCGGCGATGATGAAGGCCGCCGCGCCCAGCGTCGGCGGCGACAGCGTCGCGCCAATGCCGGCCGCCGACAACATGCCGCCGGCGACCTCGGGCGAATAGCCGGAACGCTTCAGCATCGGCCAGGCAAGCGACGACACGGTCACCGTGGTGGCGACACCCGAGCCCGACACCGTGCCGAGCAGGAAACCCGAGGCGACGACCGCGCGACCGGGCGCCGAGGGCGAGGCCTTCTTGCCGAACAGGGCGAAGGCCCATTCGATGAAAAACTTGCCGGCGCCGCCGCGATCGAGCACCGCGCCATAGATGGTGAACAGGATGATGAAGGTCGCTGCGACGTCGAGCGGCGTGGTGAAGATGCCTTCGAGCGTCAGGTAGTTCTGGCCGATGATGCGGTTCAGCGAAAAGCCGCGATGCTCGAATACATCCGGGATCAGCCAGCCCGAACCGACATAACAATAGACCAGGAAGACCACGGCGATCGCCGGCAGGATCCAGCCGACCGTGCGCCGCGTCGCCTCGAGGACCAGCAGGATGAGGGTCAGCCCCAGCACCATTTCTTCGGGCGCCGGGCGCATGGCGCGGACTTTGTATTCCTCGATATTGAACGCCAGGTAGACCGCCGCGTAAAAGCCGATCGCCGCGAAGATCCAGTCGACCGGCTGGTAGCGCGCCAGCGCCTTGTTGCTGACCAGCAACGGGTAGCTCAGGAAGCACAGCGCGACCAGGAGCCCGAGCCCATAAGCGAAGGTCGAGCGCCCGAACACCGCGAAGACAGGGTTCGGATTGTGCAGCAGGTAGAGCATCAGCGCGACCGCGGTCAGCGCGAAGACAAGCTCCTCAATGGTCGGCCGGCGCGTTTCCGGCCGGCCGTCCCGGCCTGCCCTCGCCAGCGGATAAAGGATGAAGGTCAGCGCCAGGCAGAGCACCAGGAAGGACGAGCGATAGATCGTCGTATTGATCGCAAACTGGGTCCAGTAGAGCGCATAGGCCCCGATCAGGAAACAGGTCGCCCCGGTCAGCCAGCCGAGCCAGCCCGACAACCGCCGTGCCGGCCCGCCTTCCGAATCCGACGAGAGCTTCTCGATCTCCTCGGCGGTGAGCTGCCGCTCCTCGGACTGAACTCCCGCCGGAGCTCCCGCTACGCTTGCCGCCATTCCTCAAGTCCCCTCGCATCCCCGGGGGCGGTCCGTTCAGCGCGGCCCTGTCCCCTTGGTCGGCGCGACCATAACCGGTTGGCGCGACAAAAAAAGCCGGGATGGCACGACCATCCCGGCTGTTTTTTGAAGTGAACCGGCGCTTTGCGCCTGCCGGTTGCAGCTTACATGGCCACACCCTTGGCCTTGTAGAAGGCTTCGGCCGCCGGATGAAACGCGACCGCCGTCTTGGTGGCGGCGCTCTGCAAGGTGAGACGCCGCGCCTCCGGATGGATGCCCGCGACATCGGTCAGGTTGTTGAAAATACCCTCCAATATGGTGGTCACCAGGGCGTTCGGAGCCTTGGAATTGACCACCATGACGTTGGCGACGCCGATGCACGGGACCGCCGCCGTCTGGCCGGCATAAGAATTCGGCTGCATCGTGTAGAGCCGGTAGAGCCCGGGATATTTCTTGTCGATTGCGACAAGTTCTTTCGATGAATCGAGGAGCTTCATCGGGGTTCGGCCGCCCTGCGCGAGATCTCGAACCGCGGCCGTCGGCACACCGCCACCCCAGAAGAAGCCGGCGATCTTACCGTCGGACAGGGCATTGGCCGATTCCGCCACGCCAAGATTGTCGCGCGTGATGTCGGTGCGCGGATTGAGACCGGCGGCTTCCAGCGTGCGATCCGCCCAGCCCTCGGTCGACGACCCCGCGGAGCCGACGCCAATGCGTTTGCCCTTCATGTCGGCGATCGAGTTCAATGACGGGTTGGCGACCACATGCAGGACGTTGTCGTAAAGCACGGCGAGCACGCTGACCTCACGCTTGCCCCCCTGGGCATAAGCGGCGGTGCCGGCGAGCGCATCGACCACCGAATCGAGCGTCGAGAAGCCGACATCGGCATCGCCGGCGGAGACGAGGTTGATATTGTCGACCGATCCGCCGGTGACCTGCGCCGTCACTTGCGTGTTCGGCACTTTCTCGGACAGCACACGCGCGAGGCCGCCGCCATAGACGAAATAGACGCCGCCGGTACCGCCGGTGGCGACCGTCAGCCGTCGGCGCGACTGGGCGAGCGCGGGTGCGCCGAGCACCAGTGCGCTGCCGGCTCCGGCCAGCAGCGCCGAACGGCGGTTGAGAATGATCGACATTGGTATTCCTCCCTGGAGAATTTTGCTGACGCGTCCTTGGGCCGGCCTGAGCCGGGCTTGCGGATGATTATAGCGGAGATGATCCGATCGATAAGGGGCCGCCGGCATTCAACCAAGAATGGCGGGTCGGCGGAGGCCAACTTTGCGCCCCGGCCGGTTTTCCGGCTCGCCCGACAATGTTATGGAGCGACATGTGGGCACCGCCTCATGACCGAAACCAGGGGCACTGGCGTTAGACCGGCACCGTCCGGCACGACCAGCGCTTCCCAATCGAGTTCATGCCATGACCGAGAATGCTGACCACGGCATCCGTTTCGGACGGATCGCCGCGATGTTGCCGGTGCGCGACATCGGCAAGGCCCGGGCCTTTTATACGGATATCCTGGGCTTCACGAAAACCTTCGAGAACGGCGATCCGGTCGGTTTCATGATCCTGAAACGCGACAAGGCCGAGCTGCATCTGACCCTCGACCCGCGCTATCGGGCACCGACCTATAACGTCATCCACCTGATGGTCGAGGATGTCGACGGGCTCTACGCGGTCTGCCAGCGCCACGGCGTCAGGATCGTCAAGGGCCTGCGCGACCAGGACTATGGCCTGAGGGCCTTCGTCTTCGCCGATCCCGACGGCAACCGCATCGACGTCGGCCAGCCGATCTGAACGCGGCAACCGGCCCCTCGCTCGAGGGGTCGGCACCCCCCGGCCGGCTCAGCCTTCGCTGGCGAGGCGGTCGGGGAGCGGCGGCTCCGCTCCATCGGCCGAACATCAGTGCGACCGGGGCGCTTCGTCAGGACGAGGCCAGCGATGCGCGCTGCACGGCTTCCGACGGCGTCTTGCCGAAACGGCGGCGAAAGGCGCTGGTGAACCGCGCGGCGTTGGTGAAGCCGTAGCGGCGCGCGACCGTGGCGACCGAGGCATCGGCTGCGCCAAGGCTCAGCACGGCGTGCGCCTGCTCCAGCCGGATCGCGTGCAGCGCGCCCAGCGGCGTCTTGCCGCGGAACTGCCTGAACACCGCACCCAAGGTGCGCACGCTGCATCCAGCGGCCGCGGCGACATGCGCCATGCGGACCGGCTCCGTGCAGTTTGCCCGCATGAAATCCTCCGCGCGCCGAATGTAGGCCGGAACCGCGCCGGCAGGGCCCCTGTCCAACCGATCGGCATAGTTGTGCGGCGCGCCACGCAGCACCAGCGAGATCAGCAGATCGGTCATCGACGCGAGTGCGGCGGGGTTGCTGGCCACTCCGTCCGGTCGCGCGAACTCGTGCATCACGAGATCAAGCTGGCACTTCAGGCTGGCTGCAAGCCCGCTGCTCCAATCGAGATTGGGCCTGAATTCGAGTGGCCCGCGCAGCCGCTCATCGAGCATGTGCTCCAACGCATCCTCGACCTCCGCGACCTTGAAGAAAACGTTCGTGCGCACGTTGTCGTCGCTGGTCAGGAGCCGGGTGCCGGGGCCGGGTCGCAAGGCGAGACCGCCACCTTCCGTGGCGGTCGTGGAATCACCGTTATGGATCAATGTCGTGTGGCCGTGCAGCAGCGTCGTGAAGCAGAAGAGACCACCTTCGTCACCGTCGATGGAGACCTCCGTTGCGAAACGGCTGTCGGCATAACTTGCTATGATCGAGCCGGCACCGCGGGTCGCGAGGGTGAAGATCGGCCGGTCGAACTGCATGCGCCATAAGGCGCTATTCTGCAGTTGGTATCTGTAGATACGGCTCGATTTTGCCACGCGCTCGCTCACGCGCGACGTACCATCCACCCCGCCGGGATCGCTTGCCCGGACGACATTGAACGTTGCCAGGCGGGCGGGGTCGATCGCAGGCGCGGTCATCGGCATGTCACCATGTTCCGTTCCACCGTCCGCGTCTTGGCGTCACCGTCGCTGGCGTGGACCGGCGGCGGCAATCCACCGCTCCCACGCGGAGTATACACATTCGGCAGTGTGTGGACAGATTTTGCGAGAAAGCGGCGAAAGCCGTCGAAATCGCCATCCCACACGTCCCCGACATGGCAAAGATCAATCAATACATCCGCGATGCCGAAAGGCACGCTGCACATTTCTTAGCCAGATCACGAAAATCATCCGCAGCTTTGGCACAGGTGCCGCCATCAACAGTCCGGAACAACAGGAAAGCCGGAATTTTCATCGCGAATGCCGGTTGATTGTGGCCGACGTGGTCGCGTCGATATGGGGATGTCCTCGAACGATGACTTTCCGGTCGACATGCGGCGTCCCTCGGATGGGGAGGACTAGACGTGATTGATTTGGATGGTGTCTCCGCCCAGGCGTTATCCGACACGATCGGCGCGATCTATGACTGCGCGCTCGATCCGCAGCTGTGGTCCGCCACTTGCCGGAAGATTGCCGCTCTGTGTGAAAGCACAGCGGGTGGAATATGCGTTCACGATATGCGGCACGTGCAAAACGACCAGCTGTTCGTTTTCGGATATCAGCCGGAGTTCCTGGAGAGGCTGGGACAGAACTACGCGGCAAGTCCAATGGCCGTCGCGGATGTCGTCTCGAATATCGGCGACGTCAGTGCGCTCTCCATGGACAGCTCCGAATTGTCGGAAACCCGGTTCTTTCGCGATGTGCTCGAGCCGTTCGGGCTGGTGGACATCATCTGGTTTCCCGCGCTCAGGACCGGTGGCCGTATGGCCTCCATGCATGCCTCCAGGGGCGAGACGGTGCCACATTACCAGAAGCGTGAGATCAGCCTGTTCAAGCTGCTCTCTCCGCATGTCTGCCGCGCACTCGCCATCTCCGATGCACTCGACATCCGGGCGCTGAGGTCGGAGATGCTGGAACGGACGCTCGATGCGCTTGTCGCCGGTGTCTACCTGACCGCACGGGATGGCCGCGTCGTCTATATGAACGCCGCCGCCGAACGCCAGATCAGGACCGGCGACGCGATCCGCATCGTGAACAACCGGCTTCACCCCACCGATTCGGCGGCGCGTGCGGCCCTGTCCAAGGCCATTGATCAGGCAACGCGCGACGGCTTGGACATGGATATGACCGCGCATTCCCTGGCGATCCCGGATGCCGTGGGCACCGGCTATGTCGCAACCTTCCTTCCGGTCGACAGTGGCCAGCGCCGCAGCGCCGTCGCGCCATTTGCAGCGTCCTGCGCCGTGTTCATGCAGGATCCTGTTCGGGCGCCGCTCATGCCGGGTGAAGCTTTTGCCAGGCTTTATGGGCTGACCGGCGGCGAACTTCGCGTGCTGTTGGCGCTTGCCCAGGGGTTGGGCGGCATGGAGGCCGCCGACATGCTCGGCATCAGCGAGCCAACCGTGCGCACCCACTTGCAGCACATCTTCTCCAAGACCGGCACGCTCCGGCAGACCGAGCTCCTGCTTCTGTTGCGCAACTCGACGCCTCCGATCCGGGCCCACAGCGCCTCATCCGCAATTCGCGAAGCGGCCTTTCGCTAAGGATCTCCGCCACGCGCGCCGCGGGAGTGAACGCCGCGTTGACGCCGATCCGCATTGGGTTGGCGACGCCCCTTTCCAGATGCGACCGGCCGATTGCGATCCGGCCAGGGGCCGATTTCGACTGCCCGCGCCCATTTGCCGTCATCCTCATTGTCGGCGCCTGGCCATGGCCGGGCCCGTCGCGTGGCCATGACCGACAAGCCCGATCGGCCCGACCGCGAGGCAGAGCAGCGGCAGCGGCAGCCGCATCATTGGTTCCGATGACGCGGCGTCTGCGGTTGACGGCCTACCATCGCGCGTCGGTCCGAATTGGACCGGAGACGCGGCCTCATTTTGCCAAGTGGGCGTCGCCGCATGGACCCACGGCGAGGAAAAGATCGATGGCTGTTGAGACCTTTGCCTGCCTGAGGTTTGTTGAACGCCGCGCGTCGCCAGCGCTCGCCCTCGTCGCAATCCTGGCGATGACGATCGGTGCGATGGCGCAAGGACCGGCGAAATATCTCGCTCGGGAGTGTGCGCTGCAGGAAATCATGGTCATTACCGCAATCGAGGATCATGGGATCACCGACGACCTGCCCGCGGATCAATTGGGCAAGGCCGGGTTGAGGATGCTGGACGCCCGCATGGCGTGCTCCGACGGCCGCGTCGGCGAGGCGCTCGCGCTCTACGAGAGCGTTCTTCTCAATCTCGGGCCCGTCGCATCCGCGCGCCTGCAGTGACCATGATGTGCCGTCTTGCCGCGCGGCTGTTCGAGACGCCGCGTTCGCACCTCCTTCAGCCATCGCTCGCGGTGGATTGGCGATCGGGAGACAAGGCTGCGCGCAAGCGTAGCTGACGCAGCGACCGTCGATTCGCTCGGCCGCGCATTGCCGGATCACTTCGATGAACGGGGTGGGTCAATGGAATTGCAGCAGGTTCGATATTTCCTGGCTGTTTGCGACGAAAGAAATTTTACCCGTGCCGCCAAGCGCTGCGGCATTTCGCAGCCGTCGCTCAGCAACGCAATCCGACGGCTCGAACAGCAACTCGGCGGGCGATTGTTCCATCGCAGTCGCGTGAATTGCTCTCTGTCTGAACTTGGCCAGCAGGTCCGGCCTCATCTCGCAAGGATAATTCAATGCACCCGCGACGCCGAAAGGCAGGCGGCGCATTTCTTGGATGGATCGCCGACATCATCCACCGCCTCGATCATGGCGAGCATGGGCTCGTCGATAAGGGACGAGGAGAGATGGAAACAAGACGAAAAGGCTGCCGGATCGGCCGATGGCCGGATCGACGTCGGCCTGCCGGTCTGGCCGGCAAACCCGGCCGCCCTCAGCCCCCGCAGGCGAACCGGCCGAGAATGGTGAAACGTTGGTCGCGCGCGGCCTGCCGGAACACCAGCAGGGCGTCGAGCCGGAACGGTTCGGCGATCGGCTGGTAGCGTTCCGCCAGGGCGGCGCGCACCGGCTCGCACCGGTCGGCGGATAGCGAACCGGTCAGCGTCATGTGATAGCGGAAATCCTCGAAGACGTAAGGATAGCCCCAGTTGTCGAGATGGCCGATCTGCCGTTCGGTCAGCGGGCTTTTCAGCCGCCGCGCCCGGTCGGCCTGGCTCATCGGCGCGCGGAATTCGTCAAACACCCGGACGCAGTCGCCGGCCAGCGCCAGGAGTTCGTCGGAGCGCTCAGCCGGCACCAGGGCCACGAAAGAACCGAGGGTGGCAACCGCGAGCCGGGGCACCTCGACCGCTGGCCGGCGATCGGCGAAGACCATGACGGCTTCGAGCAGATCGGCTTCGCTCGCTCCTTGGGCCAGTTCGAACGGCGCCTTCAGCGTGCCGTGAAAGCCGTAGCGGCGCGGATCCTCGGTGAGTTCGGCCCAATCCGGGTCATCCCATGGCGTGCCCGATGGAAACGGCAGGTCACGAGCCGCCGCGGCATCGTAGCCGATCGTGGCGGAGCCGAAGTTCCAGAGCGGGTCGTCGGGCGCGGGAGCGGCATAGAGAGCATAGCGGACGGTCATGCCTTGAGCCCTTAGCCGGATGGAATGACAGGCTCAAGACCTCTGTCGCCGGCTCATCGTTCGGTTCGGCGCAAGCCGTAGGTGATCTGCAGGGCGCGCATCCGCTCCTCGGTCTCGACGATCAGGCAAGGGCCGACCAGCCCGGAATAGACCGAATTGGCCGAGCGGTTCGGCGTCTCATAAGCTTCGAGACGGCAGGTCAGGTCGCGCAGCTCGGCCCAGCTGCGTTGCGCGGCGCGCAGCGCCTCGCTCCAGGCCGCTCGATCGGCCTCCGAAACGTCGTGCCGTGCCCGGATGGTCGCCAGCACCCTCGCCCAGACCGCATTGAGTTCGGCGTCGACCCGCGCCGCCTGGCGCTCGTAGCAGGCGGTCAGCGGCGCATAGTCACCGCCCCGGCCGGGGTGGCGGCACAGCGGCTGGCGTCCTTCCGCCGCGATCAGCCCGCGCCGGTTCGGGCCGCGCTGCGAGCCGGCGAGATGGCCACGTGCCTTGTCCGAGACGGCCTCGCCGAAACGATTGGTCAGGTCGCCTGACATCACCTGGGTGATGACCAGCCGGCAGGCGCTGCTCGCGATCGCTGCGCGCTCGGCATTGAGCCTTTGCTCGAAGCCGATCAGCGGCGCGGCGCAAACCCGGTCGCGGAACAGCGCCCACAGATCCAGGTTCTTGTCGAATTGAGCCCGCCATTGCGCGCGCTCCTCCGGACTGAGGTTGCCGTGCCAATCCGCGATCGCCTTGGTGGCATCGGCGCGGGCGACCACCAGGGCCGCATCCGCCTCCGGTACGGCCCGGGCGAGGCAGGCCTGCCGTTCGGCCAATGCCAGGCTCGCCGGGCAGCCCTGGGCTCGCGCGTCCGAGGCAAGGCCGACGAGGCCTGCGACCAGCGCCAGAACCGATATCCATGTCGCAGTCATCCGCCGACCTTCCCTGCCCCGTCATGCCGCCTGCTTCTGCCGTGCCGCTGTTTCCATTGGTTGCCGGAGGCACCGCCATCTGTTTCATCAGCCGATGGGGACTTTGCGCTGATGGCCGCTCGGCTCTATATAGCGGTCCAATCGTTCCGAAACCGGCGCCCATGTTCAACAGCCTCGACATCGCCAAGCCCGCGCATGCGACCCGAGTGGTCGTCGCCATGTCCGGCGGCGTGGATTCCTCCGTCGTCGCCGCGCTGATGGCCGAACAGGGCTATGACGTGGTCGGCGTGACGCTGCAGCTTTACGATCATGGCGCCGCGATCCACCGCAAGGGCGCCTGCTGCGCGGGCCAAGACATCAACGACGCCCGCCGGGTGGCCGAACGCCTCGGCATTCCGCATTATGTGCTCGACTATGAGGAGCGCTTCAAGGCGGCAGTGATCGACCGCTTCGCCCAGTCTTATGCCGCCGGCGAGACGCCGATCCCCTGCGTCGACTGCAACCGCCATGTGAAGTTCACCGATCTGCTCGACACCGCCCGCGACCTTGGCGCCGATGCGCTGGCGACCGGCCACTATGTCTCGAGCCGCCGCCTGCCCGATGGCCGGCGCGGCCTCTACCGGCCTGTCGATGCCGACCGCGACCAGAGCTATTTCCTGTTCGCCACGACGCCGGCTCAGCTCGACCTGCTGCGCTTCCCCTTGGGCATGATGACCAAGCCGGAGACGCGCGAGCATGCCCGCCGTTTCGGCCTGTCGGTCGCCGACAAGGCCGACAGCCAGGACATCTGCTTTGTCCCCTCGGGCAAATATACCGCCATTGTCGAGCGGCTGAAGCCGGAGGCCGCCGAGCCCGGCGACATCGTCCATATCGATGGCCGGGTGGTTGGTCGCCATGACGGCATCATGCGCTTCACCGTCGGCCAGCGCCGCGGCCTCGGCATCGCCGCCCGCGAGCCGCTTTACGTGGTTGGCCTCGATGCCCCCGGCCGGCGCGTCCTGGTCGGGCCGAAGGAGGCGCTCGCCACCCGCGCCATAGGCCTGCGCGACGTCAATTGGCTCGGCGACCGGCCGCTCGAGCCGGGCGAGACGGTCGACTGCTTTGCCAAGGTCCGTTCGACCCGGCCACCCAAGGCCGCGATCCTGCGCGCCACCACGACCGGCATCGAAATCGAGCTGCTCGACGGCGAGGAAGGGGTAGCGCCCGGCCAGGCCTGCGTGCTCTATGATGCCGCCGACGGCGCCTCCCGCGTGCTGGGCGGCGGCTTCATCAAGCGGCCCGAGACGGCCTCCCGGGCCGTCGCCTCCGCCCCCCTTCACGCCGCGCTCTGACGGAGCCCGCATGGCCGCAGCCGAGCTCGATACCCAGTCGATCCAGAAGGCTTATGCCCGCTGGGCACCGATCTATGACACGCTGTTCGGTTCGATCACCATCACCGGGCGAAAGGCGGCGGTTGCCGCGGCGACTGAGGTCGGTGGCCGCATCCTGGAGGTCGGCGTCGGCACCGGCATTGCCCTGCCCGACTACGGCCGCAACTGCCGTGTCATTGGCTTCGACCTGTCCTTCGACATGCTGAAGATCGCCCGCAAGCGGGTCGATGACGGCCTGCCCCATGTCGAGGGTATCCTGCAGATGGATGCCGGCCGCCTCGCCTTCGCCGACGCCTCCTTCGATTGCGTCGTCGCGATGTATCTGATCACCGTGGTGCCGGATCCGGAAGGCGTGATGCGCGAGCTCAACCGCGTCTGCAAGCCGGGTGGCGAGGTCATCCTGGTCAATCATTTCGCCGCCGAAGGCGGCGTCCGCGCCCTGATCGAGAAGGCCGCGGCGCCCTTCGGCGACAAGCTCGGCTGGCATCCCGACTTCCCGTTCTCGCGGGTCACCGGCGAAGCCGAACTGACCGTCGTCGAAAAGCGCTCGGCCGGCTTTGGCGGCCTGTTCACGCTCGTCCGCTTCAAAAAGGCAGGCCAGGACGCGGCAGTCGCGGCGACGGCGACCGGCTAAGGCCTTTTCTTCAGAGGTCGAGGGATGAGCGAGATCGCCGCCGGGAGCCAGGGTGACATCGGCCGTGCCGGCCGGACGGCGGCGGCGGTCATCGCGCTCATGGCCTGGTTGGCGCTGGCCCTTCAGGTCTGGCTGACCGTCACTCTGGTCAGGAGCAATGGCGGCACGACGCTGGGCGGCGTCTTCGTCTTCGTCAGCTATTTCACCATCCTGACCAACCTGTTGATGGCCGCCGTGCTGACCGCCCTGGCGTTCGGGCGCTGCGTCGGCGCTTCCCTCATCGGGGCGGTCACCCTGTTCATCGCGATTGTCGGCATCGTCTATTCGCTCGCCTTGCGCGCCACCTGGAACCCGCAGGGCTGGCAGAAGGTCGCCGACATGGCGCTGCACGACCTGACCCCGCTGCTCGGCGTCGCCTTCTGGGCCGCTTTTGCCCCGAAGGGCCGGCTCGCCTGGCGCGATCCACTGCTCTGGCTGGTGTATCCGCTGGGCTATTTCATCTTCGCGCTGATCCGTGGCGCCACATCCGGCTGGTGGGCCTATCCGTTCCTGAATGCCGATGCGCTCGGCTATCAGGCGG
This portion of the Phreatobacter stygius genome encodes:
- a CDS encoding class I SAM-dependent methyltransferase, with protein sequence MAAAELDTQSIQKAYARWAPIYDTLFGSITITGRKAAVAAATEVGGRILEVGVGTGIALPDYGRNCRVIGFDLSFDMLKIARKRVDDGLPHVEGILQMDAGRLAFADASFDCVVAMYLITVVPDPEGVMRELNRVCKPGGEVILVNHFAAEGGVRALIEKAAAPFGDKLGWHPDFPFSRVTGEAELTVVEKRSAGFGGLFTLVRFKKAGQDAAVAATATG
- a CDS encoding Pr6Pr family membrane protein; translated protein: MSEIAAGSQGDIGRAGRTAAAVIALMAWLALALQVWLTVTLVRSNGGTTLGGVFVFVSYFTILTNLLMAAVLTALAFGRCVGASLIGAVTLFIAIVGIVYSLALRATWNPQGWQKVADMALHDLTPLLGVAFWAAFAPKGRLAWRDPLLWLVYPLGYFIFALIRGATSGWWAYPFLNADALGYQAVMINAVILTAAFLGLGLVLVAIDRSIGGRPR